The following DNA comes from Streptomyces sp. Ag109_O5-10.
GTTGCGGACGACCACGGCCAGGTTCAGGGAGAGGCCCGAGATGTACGGGAAGGGGTGTGCCGGGTCGACCGCCAGCGGGGTCAGGACCGGGAAGATCTGCTGCCGGAAGAGCGTGAAGAGCCGCGCCTGCTCCTTCTCGGTCAGCTCGGCCCAGCGGACCAGGTGGATGCCCTCCTCCGCGAGCGCGGGGGCGACGTCCTCGTGGTAGCAGGCGGAGTGCCGGGCCATCAGCTCGCGGGAGCGGGCCCAGATCATCTCCAGCACCTCGCGGGGCTGCAGCCCGGAGGCGGAGCGGGTGGCCACCCCGGTGGCGATCCGGCGCTTCAGGCCCGCCACCCGGACCATGAAGAACTCGTCCAGGTTGCTCGCGAAGATCGCCAGGAAGTTCGCCCGCTCCAGCAGGGGCGTGTCCGGATCCTCGGCCAGTTCGAGGACCCGCTCGTTGAACGCGAGCCAGCTGCGCTCCCGGTCGAGGAAGCGCCCCTGGGGCAGCTGCACCCCGTCGACCTGCGACTCCTCGTAGGTGTCGAGGTCGGCGTCGAGATCGGGTTCCAGGTCCGAGACCACGGCGGCCACGGTGTGCGGGCGGTGTGCGGCTATGGAGCCCACGGAGGGCTGGGTGTGCTGGACCTCGGGTGCCTGGGTGTTCTGCTGGCTCATGACCCCATTCTTCCGCGCCCGGGCCGTGACGGGCGCGTCGGAACGCGCGGGTGGGAGCTGGACGACCCCGTTTCCCGCGAACCCCTCGGGTGGCGGCGAAGGCTCTGGCACGGCGGGCTTCATTGGCTGAGCGTCGCAAGTCCGTCTGAACCAATGGTTACGAAGACATGGCGTACGAGATAGCGGAGGGCGGCTCGCGGACGTATGTGACCAGCCTCGGGAGACCTTGGGGATCACGAAAGCGACGTTCCTGTACGACCTTCCCACCGGAGCTTCCCAGGTCCCGTCCGCCCTGTCCGCCGTCCGGGGTACGCGCGGGGCCGACGGTCCCTCAGCCGGCCCGGCGGCGCAGGAGGAAGAACGCGCCGGCCGTGACGGCGGCGGTCAGGGCGAGCACCATCGCGGTGGCGCTGAGCTGCACCGCCCAGAAGCCGTGCAGCGGGCCGTGCAGCGGCAGCCAGGCCTCGCGCAGGTACAGCCTGGTCACCAGGGTCACGGCGGCGGCCGCGCCGAGCGCCGGGAGGGTGCGGCCGAGCGCGATCCCGGCGAGGGCGCCCACGGCGAGGCCGAGCAGGAGCAGGGCCGGCAGCAGCGGGCCGTGCGGGATGAAGACGCGGTCGTAGGTCCAGCTGCTGACCAACTGCCCCTGGTCGGAGCTCCACACCCAGCCGAAGACCAGCGCGAGCAGCCCGCCCCCGGCGGCCAGCGGCAGGGCGGTCGCGGTCAGTTTGCCGGCCAGCCAGCGGGCCGGGGACACGGACTGGGTCCAGGCGAGCCTGGCGGTGCCGGACTCCAGCTCCCGGCCGATCAGCGCCCCGCCCGCCCAGGCGGCGACGGCGACGCAGGAGTAGGTGAGGACCTCACCGAGGAAGTTGAAGACGTTGTTGGCGTCCGTGAACGCCGAGTAACCGCAGCTGGGGAGGTCGTCGCTCCGGACGGAGTAGTGGAAGCCCTGGCAGGCCCGCTCGGCGGGCACCTCGGCGAAGTGCACCCAGAGCAGCCAGCCGGTCACGAGCAGCGCGAACGCGGCCCAGACGAGCAGGGCGGGGCGGTGCAGCCGGCGCACGGAGCGGTGGGCGGACACGGGGCCGGGGGCGGGGGCGGGGGCGGGCGTGGCGGGCAGGGCGGTCATCGGGCGGTCGTCTTTCCGGTCAGGCGGCGCAGCGCCAGGAAGCAGCCCAGGGTCAGCAGGGCCGTCACGGTGAGGAGCAGGGCGGTACTGGTCAGCTGGAGCGGCCAGTAGTGCGAGGCGGGGTGGTAGTCGCCGGCGGGGACGGTGCCGCGCGGGCTCTCCCACACCGTCCAGGAGCTGCGGGGGAGGGCGCCGTAGGCCTCTCCGGTGCTGGTCCTCGTCGGCCACAGGCGGGGCAGGAGCAGCTGGAGGCCGGTCCAGACCGCGCCGGTGAGGAGCAGGCCGAGACCCAGGGCGGGCAGGGCGCGGCGGGACAGCAGCCCGGTCAGCGCGCCCGCGGCCAGGCCGCACAGGGCCAGGGCGACGAGGGTGGTGCCGTTGGTGTGGAAGGTCCAGACGTCGTACCACTGCTTGGCGGTGTCGATCCGGCCGTTGCCCGCGGTCCAGGCCAGATGGTGCAGCCAGACCAGCAGCGCGGTCCCGGCGGCGACGGCCGCGGCCGGCACCGCGAGCCGGAAGGCCAGCCAGCGTACGGGGGTGCTGGACTGCGTCCAGGCCAGCCGGGCGGTACCGGACTCCAGCTCCCTGCCGAACACGCCACCGGCCCAGGCGGCCGTCAGGAAGGGCACCGCGGCCGCGGCCAGGGTGGCGTAGTTGTACCAGTCCTTGTAGCGCAGGATCGCGTTCTGGTCGTACCTGCACCGCTGCCAGTCCGTGCAGGCGTCGTACTGGCGCCAGGCGTCGGCCGCGGCGCCGGTCAGCGGGCCGTGCAGGACGAGGAGCAGGACGGCGAGGGCCAGGACCAGGCCCGCCCAGACGTACAGCGCGGGGCGGTGCAGGCGCAGCAGCCAGCGGGTGAGGTGGACCCGAGGGGCCGGCGCGGGTGCGGTCAGGGTGGTCATACGGTGGCCTCCACCGCGGTCAGGGCCGGGGCCTCGGGGTTGCGGAGATGGGCGAGGACCAGTTCCTCCAGGGAGGGGGTGCCGGCGCGCCAGTGGGCGGGCAGCGGGCCCGCCGGGCGGACCAGGGCGCTGACCTGCCGGCCGGTGGTCCGGGAGTCCACGACGGTGTGCGGGGCGAGGTCGGCGTCGGCCTCGGCGGCGATGCGGGCGTGGGCGGCCAGCAGGTCGTCGATCTCGCCGGCCAGCCGGACCCGGCCGCCGCCGATCAGCAGCAGGTGGTCGCAGGAGTCCTCCAGTTCGGCGACCACGTGCGAGGACATCGCGATGGTGGTGCCGTGCTGGGCGGCCTGCACCATCAGCACGCCCATCAGCTCGTGCCGGGCCAGCGGGTCGAGGTCGGCCATCGGCTCGTCGAGGAGCAGCAGTTCGGGCCGCTTGCCGAGGGCGAGGGCGAGGGCGACCCGGGTGCGCTGGCCGCCGGAGAGGGCCCGGACCCGGGACTTCGGGTCCAGGTCGCCGGCGGCCACGACCTCGTGGGCGGCGGCCGCGTCCCAGCGCCCGGGGTTGAGGTCGGCGCCCATCGCCAGCGTCTCGGCGATGGTGAGCTGCGGGTAGAGCGGCTTGTCCTGGGCGACGTAGCCGACCCGGGTGCGCGCCTGGTCCGGGGTGGTGCCGAGGACGGTCAGCCCGCCCTCGGTGGCGCCGAGCAGACCGGCGGCGAGGGCGAGGA
Coding sequences within:
- a CDS encoding ATP-binding cassette domain-containing protein translates to MTDTAIAASALGKRFGRRGGWALRECTFRLPAGRVCAVVGPNGAGKSTLLALAAGLLGATEGGLTVLGTTPDQARTRVGYVAQDKPLYPQLTIAETLAMGADLNPGRWDAAAAHEVVAAGDLDPKSRVRALSGGQRTRVALALALGKRPELLLLDEPMADLDPLARHELMGVLMVQAAQHGTTIAMSSHVVAELEDSCDHLLLIGGGRVRLAGEIDDLLAAHARIAAEADADLAPHTVVDSRTTGRQVSALVRPAGPLPAHWRAGTPSLEELVLAHLRNPEAPALTAVEATV